The DNA segment GAAAGATAGACAGGTAAAATGGAGGTTCCACCCTTATAGGTCTGATCCTCTGCTTGGATAAATGTCATATCCTTGTGATCCTTTTGTAGCAGCTGGAACAAGTCGGCACATGATGTATGGGTGCGTCCAATAACAGCAATGGTCTGATACCCTTCACCTTGCATGGATTGAACCCACATACTAATTTCTTTTACTAACTCATCTTGTTTTACCTGTTCCATCCGGACGGGTTCTCCACTCCGAAACACTGGCTCTGCCAGCACCCTGCGCTTAGGGAACTGCTTTAAAAGATGGTTTGAGCATTCAATGATTTCTAGCGTAGATCGATAGCTTTTGTTCATTTCAAAATAAGCGGTTTTCTGCTCGCCAAACAAATCCTTAAATGCTGACCATTCGTCAATTCCTTGTACGCTATGGATTCCTTGTGATAAGTCCCCAAGGATTGTAAAGGATTGACCACGTGTTTGCTCTTTTAAAATGGCGATTTGGTAAGGAGAAAAATCTTGTGCTTCGTCGATAACAACATGATCAAACCGTTTATCTTTCTCAAAACCAATCCACTTATGATAGATATGAAGTAAAGGAGCAAGATCCTCAGGCTCAATTTGTTGTTCGAAAAGCGAGAGTCCCTGGCTTTTTAAAATGTGAAGATAGAGCTGGAACGGTGTTCGTTTCTTCATCTTCGCTACATACTTTCTAGCTTGTTCCAAGGCATGCTTCCGCAACTCCTGTTGTTCTTTTTGGTCCAGGTGATGCTGTTGTTTTACTTCGATTTCAATCCACCGTTTCATACGCGCCTTCAAGCGCTCTTGTTTGCCTTGGACCGGAGAATGTAGGAAATCTGTGTTGCGCCATTGGGAGATGGTCTCATGAGTGATCACAGCGCCTTCCCAAGGGGTAAAGTCAGTTGTAGGAAACAAGCTTTCTTCTAATACCTCTAACTCCCGATCAATCTTTTCCTTAAAGGCAATGGAGCCTTTAAACTGTGTCGCCGCGTCTATAGAAGAGTCAGACTGCTCAAAGCGTTTTTGTAGCTTATTTGTTTGATTGGCTAATTGAATAGCAGGATCATCAAGCACACTTAAAGCCCATTCGCTAAAAGTTGTTTGTTGAATATGACCCACACCTAATTCAGGAAGAACCTGCGATATGTAATCTAAAAACATCGCATTGGGCGCAAAGATAATCATGTTATCTGCCTGCATTTGTTCACGGTACTCATATAGTAAATATGCCAGTCTGTGCAATGCCACGGTTGTTTTACCACTTCCGGCGACTCCTTGAATAATGACAGCCTGATTTTTTTGGTGGCGGATGATCTCGTTTTGTTCTCCTTGAATGGTTGAAACGATGTCCTGCAAACGATTATCCTTCTGCTCTCCAAGCTTATAAAGAAGGAATTCATCTCCGCCACTGCTTATGGTTTCACCTTGCTTATAGCTATCAACTACCCGCATCAATTCTTGTTCGCGGATCATAATGTTGCGTTTCAGTTCAATTGTGCCATCAATGATGCCTTCCGGCGCTTCGTAATACACGTCATCCTCACTGCCGGAAAAGGCATAGAAGAGACTGGAAACAGGTGCCCGCCAATCAACAACAAGAACTTCACCTGATTGATCATCATGAACGCCTGCTTTTCCGATGTATAAGGGGGTAGCTTCAGACTTTCCATACTCCTCAAAATCCAACCGTCCAAAGTACGGCTCCTCCGTTGCCTTCTTAATGACTTGTCGCTGTCGTTCGCGACTATCTTCAAGGACTTGCTCATTAAAATCATCTCCTCGGTACCGGGGAAGACCTTCAAGTTGTTCTTGGTAGCTTTTGATCTTTGTCAGTTTCATGCGTAGAGCAATCTGTTCCTCTTGATATGACTCATACATTCAATCGCCTCCTTCTAGAACTATTTTGGGTGAATTGTCAAAAAAAATATAGACTTATATTTAAAAATTTGCTAAGCTACATACTATACAACTGCCAAAAATAATTAATACATATATTGGAAAAGAGATGCCTGTCTAAGGTGTCTCTTTTTTCACGTTTGTTTCGGATATTCTAAGACTTGAGAGTAAATCCTACCATAAAGGAGTGGTAGAATTGAAATGGAGAAAAAACGGGTTACTAGGTATGATTGCTTTCGTATTGTTGTTGATCACTGCGAATCCGGGACAAGCCGTTACCTTTAAGGATCTTCCTCAGGTGCAGGAATCGGATCATTGGATTGTGTCACTGAAGGAACCAACGAATGACTCACGAATCCAAAAGCCGAATCCGAAAGCATTTGATACGTATGAGCTTGAAGTGGAGAATAAGAAAGGTGACATGGGGGCTGTGATCGTTCGAGCGTATCGGGATGAACCTGATACAGATGTGAGGTATGGCCTTGCGATCATGGATGAACAACAAACAAAAGGCTTACTTACACTTGGAGGAGCGGCTACTTACTCAGCTATGTCCGTTACTAAGAAAGCAAAACAAATTGAGATCGATGTACTTTGGACGACTGGAATAGAAGGCGACCGACCATATAAGGAAACGTTTATTTTTAAACAGTAATGACCTTGTTCACTTATGATACACTAAGGGAAAAAGTGGAGGGACCCGTTGTGGATATTCTTCGCGCATTAAAAGAAATGTCAAAAACACTAAACGAAGGAACAGATGTGACGTCTATGCTGACGCCTGTCCTGACTAAGATTTTGCAAGTAACTGGCTTATCGAGTGGCTGGATTTTTCTGATTGATCAAAAGGGAAACCATACGCTTGTGGCAGAGTCGAATGTACCTGAAGCGCTAGCGTGTGCAGAGGGACGATTGCTTAAAAAAGGAGGCTGCTGGTGTAAACGCCAGTTCCTAAATGGTGAGTTAACAAAAGCAGTCAATATGCTTGAATGTCAGCGTTTGGAGCATGCAGTTGATCAGGAGCTCGGAGATACAAATGATCTTACTCATCACGCAACGATTCCGATCCATGCTGGTGACGAGCCGATTGGTATCCTTAATGTGGCTTCACCTGGAAAGATTCATTTTAAAGAAGACGAACTTAACATACTTGAAACGATTGGATATCAAATAGGAACGGCAATAAAAAGAGTGAAATTGTATGAACAAGAAGCGAAACGAGCGCTTGAGTACAGTCAATTAAGCTCTTTTCTACAGCGTTTA comes from the Alkalihalobacillus sp. FSL W8-0930 genome and includes:
- a CDS encoding UvrD-helicase domain-containing protein — protein: MYESYQEEQIALRMKLTKIKSYQEQLEGLPRYRGDDFNEQVLEDSRERQRQVIKKATEEPYFGRLDFEEYGKSEATPLYIGKAGVHDDQSGEVLVVDWRAPVSSLFYAFSGSEDDVYYEAPEGIIDGTIELKRNIMIREQELMRVVDSYKQGETISSGGDEFLLYKLGEQKDNRLQDIVSTIQGEQNEIIRHQKNQAVIIQGVAGSGKTTVALHRLAYLLYEYREQMQADNMIIFAPNAMFLDYISQVLPELGVGHIQQTTFSEWALSVLDDPAIQLANQTNKLQKRFEQSDSSIDAATQFKGSIAFKEKIDRELEVLEESLFPTTDFTPWEGAVITHETISQWRNTDFLHSPVQGKQERLKARMKRWIEIEVKQQHHLDQKEQQELRKHALEQARKYVAKMKKRTPFQLYLHILKSQGLSLFEQQIEPEDLAPLLHIYHKWIGFEKDKRFDHVVIDEAQDFSPYQIAILKEQTRGQSFTILGDLSQGIHSVQGIDEWSAFKDLFGEQKTAYFEMNKSYRSTLEIIECSNHLLKQFPKRRVLAEPVFRSGEPVRMEQVKQDELVKEISMWVQSMQGEGYQTIAVIGRTHTSCADLFQLLQKDHKDMTFIQAEDQTYKGGTSILPVYLSKGLEFDAVLIIDADEQSYQQTTDHIKLLYVGITRALHRLHIMHTGHLTKLLAEYEASEQR